Proteins from one Mucilaginibacter jinjuensis genomic window:
- a CDS encoding DUF6438 domain-containing protein, translated as MKYLLPAILCLLFSKVLFANTIDSLKTDKEVEIFINKAYKDSGQKSYQSMTVMPTDSLIKKLDCNGIAKKWNIKNWEKADFNKDGLTDIIVTVRWYHNFDVYAVIDKGNNAFSLFRLSKDPSEDCELAKPAFINKQPVLLFYSVKQDPGKRAYDYINRPQMDTLVFKYGNFIERNLKLANYKVKSIRVKASGCDGTCPVFELRIYETAGASYFADDYSTQKGDFETKIAADKFAEIMGLANYLSAKKLKNKYAVNWTDAPTVEFTFEFTDGSVKEITDYGMQGTFGLSQLYNLVSQLRLSENWKKKRL; from the coding sequence ATGAAATACCTGTTACCAGCCATCTTATGCCTTCTTTTTTCAAAAGTCTTATTTGCCAATACGATTGACAGTTTAAAAACGGATAAAGAAGTCGAGATATTTATTAATAAGGCTTACAAAGATTCCGGTCAAAAGAGTTATCAATCGATGACTGTGATGCCGACGGATAGCTTGATAAAAAAGTTAGATTGCAACGGTATTGCCAAAAAGTGGAATATCAAAAATTGGGAAAAAGCCGACTTTAATAAAGATGGCCTAACTGATATTATAGTTACCGTGCGTTGGTATCACAATTTTGATGTATATGCTGTAATAGACAAGGGAAATAATGCTTTTTCATTGTTCAGGCTATCTAAAGATCCATCTGAGGATTGCGAGTTGGCTAAACCTGCATTTATAAATAAGCAACCTGTATTATTATTTTATTCTGTTAAGCAAGATCCGGGAAAAAGGGCTTATGATTATATCAATCGGCCACAGATGGATACGCTGGTATTTAAATACGGTAATTTTATAGAGCGAAATTTAAAACTTGCAAATTATAAAGTTAAAAGTATACGTGTTAAAGCGTCCGGCTGTGATGGTACATGCCCGGTATTTGAATTGCGTATTTACGAAACAGCAGGTGCATCGTATTTTGCTGATGATTACTCTACTCAAAAGGGCGATTTTGAGACTAAAATTGCCGCCGATAAATTTGCTGAAATTATGGGGCTGGCCAATTATTTAAGCGCTAAAAAACTTAAAAATAAATATGCAGTTAACTGGACAGATGCCCCAACCGTAGAATTTACTTTTGAGTTTACCGATGGAAGCGTTAAGGAAATAACCGATTATGGTATGCAGGGAACATTTGGCCTAAGCCAGCTATACAACTTAGTATCACAATTACGGTTAAGCGAAAACTGGAAGAAAAAGCGATTATAA